The following are from one region of the Natronocella acetinitrilica genome:
- the hslV gene encoding ATP-dependent protease subunit HslV, translated as MQQFDGTTILAARRGDHVVIGGDGQVSLGNTVMKGNARKVRRLFKDQVLAGFAGGTADAFTLFERFEGQLDKYHGNLVRAAVELAKEWRSDRALRRLEALLLVADREATLVISGNGDVIEPERDVIAIGSGGPYAQSAATALLDNTELGARQIVEKSLHIAADVCVYTNHELTIEELALGGQA; from the coding sequence ATGCAGCAGTTTGACGGAACCACTATTCTTGCCGCCCGTCGTGGTGATCACGTCGTCATTGGCGGAGATGGTCAGGTATCTCTCGGTAACACAGTCATGAAGGGCAACGCTCGCAAGGTGCGCCGCCTGTTCAAGGATCAGGTACTGGCCGGCTTCGCCGGTGGCACCGCCGATGCATTCACCCTGTTCGAGCGCTTCGAGGGTCAACTCGACAAGTACCATGGCAACCTGGTGCGCGCGGCGGTGGAACTGGCCAAGGAATGGCGCTCCGATCGCGCGCTGCGCCGGCTTGAGGCGCTGTTGCTGGTAGCCGACCGGGAGGCAACCCTGGTGATTTCCGGCAACGGCGACGTCATTGAACCGGAACGCGACGTCATTGCCATCGGCTCCGGTGGACCCTATGCGCAATCGGCAGCCACTGCACTGCTGGACAATACCGAGCTGGGCGCCCGGCAGATCGTGGAGAAGTCACTGCACATCGCCGCCGACGTCTGCGTCTATACCAATCACGAACTGACCATCGAGGAACTGGCCCTTGGCGGCCAGGCCTGA
- the hslU gene encoding ATP-dependent protease ATPase subunit HslU, protein MSEMTPREIVQELDRHIIGQDDAKRAVAIALRNRWRRMQVGEDLRNEITPKNILMIGPTGVGKTEIARRLARLARAPFIKVEATKFTEVGYVGRDVESIVRDLADIAVKMTREEEMDKVKYRAEEAAEDRLLDILLPRASSGPWEQQQGQAEPVDSATRNKFRNKLRFGELDDREVEIEVSSSPMGVEIMAPPGMEEMTNQLQNLFQNFGNSRKRNRKMKIRDALKVLREEEAARLVNDEEIKLAAMQRLEQHGIVFLDELDKVTRRQDANVSGGDVSREGVQRDLLPLVEGCTVSTKHGVVRTDHILFIASGAFHLSKPSDLIPELQGRLPIRVELQALAVEDFVRILTEPSASLTAQYQALMETEGCTLEFTRDGIARIAEVAWEVNERTENIGARRLHTVMERLLEAISYDAPDRSGQSLTVDAAYVNGQLDELVQDQDLSRYIL, encoded by the coding sequence ATGTCCGAGATGACACCTAGGGAAATCGTTCAGGAGCTGGACCGTCACATCATCGGCCAGGACGACGCCAAACGCGCCGTTGCCATCGCCCTGCGCAACCGCTGGCGGCGCATGCAGGTGGGTGAGGACCTGCGCAACGAGATCACCCCCAAGAACATCCTGATGATCGGCCCCACCGGTGTGGGCAAGACCGAGATCGCCCGCCGGCTGGCGCGGCTGGCCCGGGCGCCGTTCATCAAGGTCGAGGCCACCAAGTTCACGGAAGTGGGCTATGTTGGCCGGGATGTGGAGTCCATCGTGCGCGATCTTGCGGATATCGCCGTGAAGATGACCCGTGAAGAGGAGATGGACAAGGTCAAGTATCGGGCCGAGGAGGCCGCCGAAGATCGGCTGCTGGATATCCTGCTGCCGCGCGCCAGCAGCGGGCCGTGGGAGCAACAGCAGGGCCAGGCCGAGCCAGTCGATTCCGCCACCCGCAACAAGTTTCGAAACAAGCTGCGCTTCGGCGAACTGGACGACCGGGAAGTGGAAATCGAGGTGTCATCTTCCCCCATGGGTGTCGAGATCATGGCGCCGCCGGGCATGGAGGAAATGACCAACCAGTTGCAGAACCTGTTCCAGAACTTCGGCAACAGCCGCAAGCGAAACCGCAAGATGAAGATCCGCGACGCCCTGAAAGTGCTGCGGGAAGAAGAAGCGGCGCGCCTGGTTAACGACGAGGAGATCAAGCTCGCCGCCATGCAGCGACTCGAGCAGCACGGCATCGTCTTTCTCGATGAGCTGGACAAGGTGACCCGCCGCCAGGACGCCAATGTCAGTGGCGGCGACGTGTCCCGTGAAGGTGTGCAGCGGGATCTGCTGCCACTGGTGGAGGGCTGCACCGTGTCCACCAAGCACGGCGTGGTGCGTACCGACCACATCCTGTTCATCGCCTCCGGGGCCTTTCACCTGTCCAAGCCCTCGGACCTGATTCCGGAACTGCAGGGCCGGCTGCCGATTCGGGTCGAGCTGCAGGCGCTGGCGGTAGAGGACTTTGTCCGCATTCTCACCGAGCCCAGCGCCTCGCTCACCGCCCAGTACCAGGCCCTGATGGAAACCGAGGGCTGCACCCTGGAATTCACCAGGGACGGTATCGCCCGTATCGCCGAGGTGGCCTGGGAGGTCAACGAGCGCACCGAGAACATCGGCGCCCGCCGCCTCCACACCGTGATGGAACGACTGCTGGAGGCAATCAGCTACGATGCACCGGATCGGAGCGGCCAGTCCCTCACCGTGGACGCCGCCTACGTCAACGGCCAGCTGGACGAACTGGTACAGGATCAGGACCTGAGCCGGTATATTCTGTAG
- a CDS encoding gamma-butyrobetaine hydroxylase-like domain-containing protein, which yields MPVPTEIKLHRQSRVLELHFDDGSSFNLTCEYLRVHSPSAEVRGHGPGQEVLQVNKEDVNITRIEPVGEYAVRLHFDDGHNSGLYGWEFLHELGRNQEQHWQRYLDRLREAGYQRRAAD from the coding sequence ATGCCGGTACCGACCGAAATCAAGCTGCACCGCCAGTCCCGGGTGCTTGAACTGCACTTCGATGACGGCAGCAGCTTCAATCTCACCTGTGAGTATCTGCGGGTGCATTCGCCATCGGCCGAGGTGCGTGGCCACGGACCGGGTCAGGAGGTGCTGCAGGTCAACAAGGAAGACGTCAACATCACGCGTATCGAACCTGTGGGCGAGTATGCAGTGCGCCTGCATTTCGATGACGGCCACAATTCCGGCCTGTATGGATGGGAGTTCCTGCATGAACTCGGGCGAAACCAGGAACAGCACTGGCAACGCTATCTGGACCGGCTACGCGAGGCGGGCTATCAACGCCGCGCAGCGGACTGA
- a CDS encoding class I SAM-dependent methyltransferase: MSKADSDSTDFGYQRIPAAQKVERVGAVFRSVAERYDLMNDLMSAGLHRLWKRQTIGMARLRPGHAVLDLAAGTGDLTRLAMRELRGRGRMVMSDINEAMLSRGRDRLIDEGVLGVEYVLANVEELPFPDASFDRVIIGFGLRNVTDKARALQEMRRVLRPGGFVLVLEFSKLYLPGLTPVYDMYSFHVLPRMGQMIAGDSESYRYLAESIRMHPDQETLRDMMSGAGLEDCDYTNLSGGIVAVHRGYRY, translated from the coding sequence TTGAGCAAGGCCGATAGCGACAGCACCGATTTCGGTTATCAGCGCATCCCGGCGGCCCAGAAGGTGGAACGGGTTGGCGCCGTGTTCCGGTCCGTCGCCGAGCGCTACGACCTGATGAACGATCTCATGTCCGCCGGACTGCACCGGCTCTGGAAGCGGCAGACCATCGGCATGGCACGGCTGCGTCCCGGTCACGCGGTGCTGGATCTGGCGGCGGGCACCGGCGATCTCACGCGACTGGCCATGCGCGAACTCCGTGGGCGGGGCCGCATGGTCATGTCCGACATCAACGAAGCCATGCTATCCCGCGGTCGCGACCGGCTCATCGACGAGGGCGTGCTGGGTGTGGAATACGTGCTTGCCAACGTCGAGGAATTGCCTTTCCCCGATGCCAGTTTCGACCGGGTTATCATTGGATTCGGCTTGCGTAACGTCACCGACAAGGCCCGTGCGCTGCAGGAGATGCGGCGGGTGTTGCGCCCTGGCGGCTTCGTTCTGGTGCTGGAGTTCTCCAAGCTCTACCTGCCCGGCCTGACGCCTGTCTATGACATGTATTCCTTCCATGTGCTGCCCCGCATGGGGCAGATGATCGCCGGCGACTCGGAGAGTTATCGCTATCTGGCCGAATCCATCCGCATGCATCCCGACCAGGAGACGCTGCGCGACATGATGTCCGGCGCCGGCCTGGAAGACTGCGATTACACGAATCTCAGCGGCGGCATTGTCGCGGTCCACCGGGGATACCGCTACTGA
- a CDS encoding ubiquinone biosynthesis accessory factor UbiJ — protein MEWLNTLLKPLNRVLDHVISLDPDARSRLGQLAGRRLGIELEGTSLALSVSFTSDGVILAPWDAATEPADASIRGTPLALLNLARDPLGGGDQVSFNGDLGFVRDVRQLLAGLDIDLEEQLSRMVGDDIAHQAGATGRRLRHWLADVRVASESGLAEYLTEERRLLPSEAETALFLSAVDELREHADRLEARLRHLERRLAGDGTGA, from the coding sequence ATGGAATGGCTGAACACCTTGCTGAAACCCCTGAATCGCGTGCTCGACCATGTGATCAGCCTGGATCCTGATGCCCGCAGCCGCTTGGGCCAGCTGGCAGGACGCCGTCTGGGGATCGAGCTGGAAGGCACTTCCCTTGCGTTGTCGGTGAGCTTCACCTCCGATGGGGTCATTCTGGCGCCGTGGGACGCCGCCACGGAGCCGGCTGACGCCTCGATCCGTGGAACTCCGCTGGCCTTGCTTAACCTGGCCAGGGACCCCCTGGGCGGCGGTGATCAGGTGTCGTTCAACGGCGATCTCGGTTTTGTGCGGGATGTCCGACAGCTGCTGGCAGGGCTGGACATCGACCTGGAAGAGCAACTCTCGCGCATGGTAGGTGACGATATCGCCCATCAGGCGGGCGCAACCGGACGGCGCCTGCGGCACTGGCTTGCCGATGTGCGCGTCGCGTCGGAATCGGGGCTGGCGGAATACCTTACGGAAGAGCGGCGGCTGCTTCCCAGCGAGGCGGAAACGGCCCTGTTCCTGTCGGCAGTGGATGAGCTGCGGGAACATGCAGATCGGCTGGAGGCCCGTCTGCGCCACCTGGAACGCCGCCTTGCCGGGGATGGCACAGGCGCATGA
- the ubiB gene encoding ubiquinone biosynthesis regulatory protein kinase UbiB codes for MIGTRHVFRLIRINLVLIRHGLDEIVLATRWFRPIRWLMYFSPWYWLRSRDGSHGQRIRLALEDLGPIFVKFGQILSTRRDLLPPDIAEELALLQDRVPPFPGRDARRIIEHGLDSPIDALFERFDDTPIASASIAQVHGARLRDGREVVVKVVRPDIDRIIRRDLELMFLFAGLAQRYWPLGRRLRPREVVAEFEKSLIDELDLLREAANASQLRRNFRDSELLYIPDVMFDYTSRRVMVMERISGVPVSHVDRLRELGVDLRLLAERGVEIFFTQVFRDSFFHADMHPGNIFVEVSRPDDPRYIAVDFGIVGSLGPFDHRYLAQNFLAFFNRDYRRVAELHVESGWVPPETRVEEFEAAIRTVCEPIFERPLKDISFGAVLLRLFETGRRFDMEIQPQLVLLQKTLLNIEGLGRQLYPELDLWRTAKPYMEHWMQKQVGLEGIMRRVQRNLPDWGETLPELPTRLLQATDDLHTVSQALAGQQTELAELRADLARQASQRNAINGATVLAVIAVILTVAEAGAGPVFLGAPLTTWLLGAGALGLSGFALLRR; via the coding sequence ATGATAGGAACCCGGCATGTCTTTCGGCTGATCCGCATCAACCTGGTGCTGATACGGCACGGTCTCGACGAGATCGTGCTTGCCACGCGATGGTTTCGCCCAATCCGCTGGCTGATGTATTTCTCGCCCTGGTACTGGCTGCGATCAAGGGACGGCAGCCACGGTCAGCGCATCCGTCTCGCCCTGGAAGATCTCGGGCCGATTTTCGTCAAGTTCGGCCAGATCCTGTCAACCAGGCGCGATCTGCTGCCACCCGATATCGCCGAGGAACTGGCGCTCCTGCAGGACCGGGTGCCGCCATTCCCCGGTCGGGACGCCCGACGCATCATCGAGCATGGGCTGGACAGCCCGATTGATGCGCTGTTCGAGCGATTCGACGACACGCCTATCGCCTCCGCGTCCATCGCGCAGGTCCATGGCGCCCGGTTACGCGACGGTCGTGAAGTTGTGGTCAAGGTGGTCCGACCGGATATCGACCGGATCATCCGGCGGGACCTGGAACTCATGTTCCTTTTCGCGGGGCTGGCGCAGCGCTACTGGCCACTGGGTCGTCGGCTGCGCCCCCGCGAGGTGGTCGCCGAGTTCGAGAAAAGCCTGATCGACGAACTCGACCTGCTGCGCGAAGCCGCCAATGCCTCGCAGTTGCGCCGCAACTTCCGCGACTCCGAACTCCTCTACATTCCCGACGTGATGTTCGACTACACCAGTCGCCGGGTGATGGTCATGGAGCGGATCAGTGGCGTTCCCGTGAGTCATGTGGATCGCTTGCGGGAACTGGGCGTGGATCTGCGCCTGCTGGCAGAGCGCGGCGTGGAGATCTTCTTCACCCAGGTGTTCCGGGACAGTTTCTTCCATGCCGACATGCACCCGGGCAACATCTTCGTCGAGGTGAGCCGACCGGATGATCCGCGCTATATCGCGGTGGACTTCGGAATCGTCGGCAGTCTCGGGCCTTTCGACCACCGCTATCTGGCACAGAACTTTCTCGCCTTTTTCAACCGCGACTACCGGCGCGTGGCTGAGTTGCACGTGGAGTCGGGATGGGTGCCTCCAGAGACGCGTGTCGAGGAATTCGAGGCGGCCATCCGCACCGTCTGCGAGCCTATTTTCGAGCGCCCACTGAAGGACATCTCGTTCGGTGCCGTGCTGCTAAGACTGTTCGAAACCGGCCGCCGTTTCGACATGGAAATCCAGCCGCAGTTGGTGTTGCTGCAAAAGACGCTGCTCAACATCGAAGGACTGGGGCGGCAGCTCTATCCGGAGCTGGACCTCTGGCGCACGGCCAAGCCCTACATGGAACACTGGATGCAAAAGCAGGTTGGCCTGGAAGGCATCATGCGCCGCGTCCAGCGCAATCTGCCTGATTGGGGCGAGACCCTGCCGGAGCTGCCCACACGCCTGCTGCAGGCCACGGACGACCTCCACACGGTGAGCCAGGCACTGGCCGGCCAGCAGACGGAACTGGCGGAGCTGCGTGCGGATCTGGCACGCCAGGCGAGCCAACGCAATGCCATCAACGGTGCCACCGTTCTGGCAGTCATCGCCGTCATCCTGACGGTGGCGGAGGCCGGCGCCGGGCCAGTGTTCCTGGGAGCACCGCTCACCACCTGGCTGCTGGGTGCCGGTGCGCTGGGTCTGAGCGGGTTTGCCCTGCTACGACGCTGA
- a CDS encoding YcgL domain-containing protein — MHCSVYKGRKAPDHYLFLPRRDDFDGVPQALLDRFGVLEHVMDLVLTPQRRLARTDIHALMRSLLVQGCYVQLPPKDETDFNQIA, encoded by the coding sequence ATGCATTGTTCCGTCTACAAGGGGCGCAAGGCGCCGGATCATTACCTGTTCCTGCCGCGCAGGGATGATTTCGACGGGGTGCCGCAGGCGCTACTCGACCGCTTCGGCGTGCTTGAGCACGTGATGGATCTGGTGCTGACGCCGCAGCGGCGCCTCGCGAGGACGGATATCCATGCGCTGATGCGCAGCCTGCTGGTTCAGGGATGCTACGTTCAGTTGCCTCCGAAGGACGAAACGGACTTTAATCAGATTGCGTGA
- a CDS encoding XRE family transcriptional regulator has protein sequence MNMTSVSNGGSATALGSRIRELRGRRSRDRFASQLGIHKNTLARYENGERLPDAEMLHRLCSLCGVSADWLIHDRAVGPDAGSTWCLPEVDEVELDDAPMLLHRGWLKTQRVHPDRLMVRTMQGDGMAPTLGDGEVLFVLLQEDHENLAGDGIYLFEFDGQPIVKRLHGAGTRRAQLISDNPSYPAIDLPEDAIGQSCRIVGPVIWHLRRL, from the coding sequence ATGAATATGACGAGTGTGAGTAACGGCGGTTCGGCAACGGCCCTGGGCAGTCGCATTCGGGAGCTACGGGGGCGGCGGTCGCGAGACCGTTTCGCGTCCCAGCTTGGTATTCACAAGAACACGCTCGCCCGCTACGAAAACGGCGAGCGGTTGCCGGATGCCGAGATGCTTCATCGGCTCTGCAGCCTCTGCGGGGTATCTGCTGACTGGCTGATTCATGACCGTGCCGTGGGGCCGGACGCTGGCAGCACCTGGTGTCTGCCGGAAGTCGACGAAGTCGAACTCGACGATGCACCCATGCTGCTGCATCGGGGCTGGCTGAAGACGCAACGGGTACATCCCGACCGGCTCATGGTGCGCACCATGCAGGGCGATGGCATGGCCCCTACCCTTGGAGACGGCGAGGTCCTGTTCGTGCTCCTGCAGGAAGACCATGAGAACCTGGCCGGCGATGGTATCTATCTGTTCGAGTTCGATGGTCAACCCATCGTCAAGCGGCTGCACGGCGCGGGAACGCGGCGTGCACAACTGATCAGCGACAATCCGAGCTATCCGGCCATCGACCTGCCGGAAGATGCCATCGGGCAGAGTTGCCGTATTGTCGGTCCGGTCATCTGGCACCTTCGGCGGCTGTAG
- a CDS encoding helix-turn-helix domain-containing protein, with protein MSAINPIDIPSDPHIRREWIKYQLAIRGYSLAALAREYGVTRQQPQAALNRPYPKWERIIAQVLELRPEQLWPERYAMDKASSM; from the coding sequence ATGAGCGCCATCAATCCCATCGACATTCCATCCGACCCACACATTCGCCGTGAGTGGATCAAGTACCAGCTTGCCATTCGTGGCTATAGCCTTGCCGCGCTGGCCAGGGAGTACGGGGTGACGCGGCAACAGCCGCAGGCGGCACTGAACCGGCCTTACCCCAAGTGGGAGAGAATCATCGCCCAGGTGCTTGAGCTGCGGCCTGAGCAGCTTTGGCCAGAGCGCTACGCCATGGACAAGGCTTCCTCGATGTGA
- a CDS encoding OmpA/MotB family protein: MSDPLVEHANGGAFRGDLTQPVSSGGEGESWLLIYLDVLTLLLTLFVVLLAFTDFDAPEPSPDAMAFVTPQPWSEPLEQTDPEPEAEAAEAAAPPAEVDPLARFEIPELADGIEVQLEGGRLSFRIRDSLLFGSGSAQLTGAGGRLLDELVGTLLRLDGPISVEGHTDDRPIATARFPSNWELSSSRAIAVLRRLQLTGIDRERLRAVGYADTRPIADNADSSTRAANRRVELVLHMDLDPADPIPPR, from the coding sequence ATGAGCGATCCTCTGGTCGAACACGCCAATGGCGGCGCATTCCGTGGTGACCTGACCCAGCCGGTCAGCTCCGGCGGTGAAGGGGAGAGCTGGCTGCTGATCTACCTCGATGTTCTCACCCTGCTGCTCACCCTGTTTGTCGTGCTGCTCGCCTTTACCGACTTCGACGCGCCGGAGCCGAGCCCGGACGCCATGGCCTTTGTGACACCACAGCCCTGGAGCGAACCGCTGGAGCAGACCGATCCCGAGCCGGAGGCGGAAGCGGCCGAGGCGGCGGCACCCCCAGCAGAGGTCGATCCGCTGGCGCGATTCGAGATTCCGGAGCTTGCCGATGGCATCGAGGTGCAATTGGAAGGCGGCAGGCTGAGCTTCCGCATTCGTGACAGCCTGCTGTTTGGGTCCGGCTCGGCGCAACTCACCGGTGCCGGCGGGCGTCTGCTGGATGAACTCGTCGGCACCCTGTTGCGCCTGGATGGGCCCATTTCCGTTGAAGGTCACACAGACGACAGGCCCATCGCCACCGCGCGCTTCCCTTCGAACTGGGAGCTATCCTCGAGTCGCGCCATCGCGGTGCTGCGGCGCCTGCAGCTCACGGGGATCGACCGCGAACGGCTGCGTGCCGTGGGCTACGCCGATACCCGCCCGATTGCCGACAACGCGGATAGCAGTACCCGTGCCGCCAACCGACGTGTCGAGCTTGTCCTGCACATGGACCTGGACCCTGCCGACCCGATACCGCCTCGCTGA
- a CDS encoding motility protein A — MNPSTVIGMVAGVILLATVLVFAVDQPATFINLPGLAIVVVGTLAATFISYPLREVVRVVRLVTIVMRNENTYSRDDMEELVQISRMWFRDDLRAVERALERTGNPFLRTGVQLVIDGTNEHDILDLLRWRIARLKAKEHAEAQIFRTMAAYAPAFGMIGTLVGLINMLYVLEEGDIAVIAQNMGIALLTTFYGILLANLIFKPFAVKLERRTEERLISMNMVLEGVALISQKRNPAFIQETLRSFMAQYQDEIRQAPAAVRNLAREKR; from the coding sequence ATGAATCCATCAACAGTCATCGGCATGGTCGCGGGGGTCATCCTGCTTGCCACGGTACTGGTGTTTGCCGTGGACCAACCGGCCACCTTCATCAACCTGCCTGGTCTGGCCATTGTGGTTGTCGGCACGCTGGCGGCGACCTTCATCAGTTACCCCCTTCGCGAAGTGGTTCGGGTGGTGCGGCTGGTGACCATCGTCATGCGCAACGAGAACACCTATAGCCGCGACGACATGGAGGAGCTGGTGCAGATCTCGCGGATGTGGTTTCGCGATGATCTGCGCGCAGTGGAACGGGCGCTGGAGCGGACCGGCAATCCCTTTCTGCGCACCGGTGTGCAACTGGTGATCGACGGCACCAACGAACACGACATACTGGATCTGCTGCGCTGGCGCATTGCCCGTCTCAAGGCCAAGGAACATGCCGAGGCCCAGATCTTTCGCACCATGGCTGCCTATGCCCCGGCATTCGGCATGATTGGTACCCTGGTAGGCCTGATCAACATGCTGTACGTCCTAGAGGAGGGTGATATAGCGGTGATCGCCCAGAACATGGGTATCGCGCTGCTTACGACCTTTTACGGCATTCTCCTCGCCAACCTCATTTTCAAGCCCTTTGCCGTGAAGCTCGAGCGTCGCACCGAGGAACGGCTGATTTCCATGAACATGGTTCTGGAAGGCGTGGCGTTGATCAGCCAGAAGCGCAACCCGGCCTTCATACAGGAGACGCTGCGCTCGTTCATGGCGCAGTACCAGGACGAAATCAGGCAGGCGCCGGCCGCTGTCCGGAACCTCGCCCGCGAGAAGCGTTGA
- a CDS encoding divergent polysaccharide deacetylase family protein gives MIRTAALVLFCVPLLAVADVPKIALIIDDIGDQSIAGERVVALPAPVVCSVLPWTPHAVPIASACHAAGKEVFLHLPMQAVNGNDPGAGALTLDMYPEELAQATRDALAVIPHASGVNNHMGSLLTQAPGPMRWLMRELLDFDPSLIFVDSRTSPNSLAERKARRYGLAHQRRDVFLDNLRDEAAIGAQIALLVTRARQHGVAVGIGHPYPETLAVLESILPTFEADHGVRLVPLRSIAIQP, from the coding sequence GTGATTCGCACCGCCGCGCTTGTCCTGTTCTGTGTGCCGTTGCTGGCCGTGGCGGACGTGCCGAAGATCGCGCTGATCATCGACGACATCGGCGATCAGTCCATCGCCGGTGAGCGGGTGGTCGCGTTACCCGCTCCGGTGGTGTGTTCGGTGCTGCCATGGACACCCCACGCAGTGCCCATCGCCAGTGCCTGCCATGCGGCGGGCAAGGAAGTGTTCCTGCACCTGCCCATGCAGGCGGTCAATGGGAACGACCCAGGGGCTGGCGCCCTCACCCTGGATATGTACCCGGAAGAGCTGGCGCAGGCGACGCGGGACGCGCTGGCCGTGATTCCCCATGCCAGTGGCGTGAACAACCACATGGGTAGCCTGCTGACTCAGGCGCCGGGTCCCATGCGCTGGCTCATGCGGGAATTGCTGGATTTCGACCCGAGCCTGATCTTTGTCGACAGTCGCACTAGCCCCAACAGCCTGGCGGAACGCAAGGCCAGGCGCTACGGCCTTGCCCACCAGCGACGGGATGTGTTCCTCGATAACCTGCGCGACGAAGCGGCTATCGGGGCCCAGATCGCATTGCTGGTGACGCGGGCACGGCAGCACGGTGTGGCGGTGGGCATCGGCCATCCCTATCCGGAGACCCTGGCTGTTCTCGAGTCCATCCTGCCCACCTTCGAAGCGGATCATGGCGTCCGCCTGGTGCCCTTGCGCTCCATCGCCATCCAACCCTGA
- a CDS encoding S41 family peptidase, with the protein MTGTAGLRRIVVVSLATALTLGLSLAPVGAEQRGAERLPLEDIRTLSEVFSRIKADYVEDVSDQELLESAVRGMLQGLDPHSSYLSPSEFRDLQEGTQGQFGGLGIEVGQEDGFLKVIAPIDDTPAQRAGIRPGDLIIRLDGKTTKGMGMSEAVSMMRGEPGEEIVLTIVRDGEDAPFDVTLVRDIIRVQSVRSRVLEPGFGYVRISQFQSRTGPNLLDAIDKLKAESDGPLKGLVLDLRNNPGGVLQAAVSVSDAFLREGRIVYTEGRVQQAQMSFDANPADVLDGAPLVVLINGGSASASEIVAGALQDHGRAVIMGSRSFGKGSVQSVVPLNSGAAVKLTTARYFTPNGRSIQADGIRPDVELDGLSVQLGERNDAGRVAERDLSRHLDERTGEGETSASDPGLAASDYPLFEALNLLKGMAILGERQR; encoded by the coding sequence ATGACAGGAACCGCCGGACTGCGCCGCATCGTAGTTGTCTCCCTGGCCACGGCCCTGACCCTGGGCCTGTCGCTGGCGCCAGTTGGTGCGGAGCAGCGCGGAGCAGAGCGCCTGCCGCTTGAGGATATCCGTACCCTTTCCGAGGTGTTCTCCCGAATCAAGGCCGACTATGTCGAGGACGTTTCCGATCAGGAGCTGCTGGAGTCCGCGGTCCGCGGCATGCTACAGGGGCTGGACCCGCATTCGTCCTATCTGTCGCCGTCGGAGTTTCGGGACCTGCAGGAGGGCACCCAGGGACAGTTTGGTGGACTGGGTATCGAAGTCGGCCAGGAGGACGGTTTTCTCAAGGTCATTGCCCCCATTGACGACACGCCAGCGCAGCGTGCCGGCATCCGCCCGGGTGATCTGATCATTCGGCTCGATGGCAAGACCACCAAGGGCATGGGCATGAGCGAGGCGGTCTCGATGATGCGTGGCGAGCCCGGCGAGGAGATCGTGCTGACCATCGTGCGCGACGGTGAGGACGCCCCCTTCGACGTGACCCTGGTGCGGGATATCATCCGCGTTCAGAGTGTGCGTTCCCGGGTGCTCGAGCCGGGCTTCGGCTACGTGCGTATCAGCCAGTTCCAGTCGCGCACCGGGCCCAACCTGCTCGACGCCATCGACAAGCTGAAGGCCGAGTCGGATGGCCCGCTCAAGGGCCTGGTGCTTGACCTGCGCAACAACCCCGGCGGTGTGCTGCAGGCAGCGGTGTCCGTCTCCGATGCCTTCCTCCGCGAAGGGCGGATCGTCTACACCGAGGGGCGGGTGCAGCAGGCGCAGATGAGCTTTGACGCCAATCCCGCCGATGTGCTCGATGGTGCTCCGCTGGTGGTGTTGATCAATGGCGGTTCGGCGTCCGCCTCGGAGATCGTCGCGGGAGCGCTGCAGGATCATGGTCGCGCGGTGATCATGGGAAGCCGCAGCTTCGGCAAGGGCTCGGTGCAGTCGGTGGTCCCGCTGAACAGCGGCGCCGCGGTGAAACTGACCACGGCCCGCTATTTCACCCCCAATGGGCGATCCATTCAGGCCGACGGTATCCGCCCCGACGTGGAGCTTGACGGGCTCAGCGTACAACTGGGCGAGCGCAATGACGCCGGGCGGGTGGCCGAGCGGGATCTGAGCCGTCACCTTGACGAGCGTACTGGCGAGGGCGAAACCTCGGCCTCGGACCCGGGGCTGGCTGCCAGCGATTATCCGCTGTTCGAGGCCCTCAACCTGCTGAAGGGCATGGCGATACTGGGTGAACGGCAGCGGTGA